The Fervidicoccus fontis Kam940 DNA window TTCGGCATAAACTCTAGCGAAGTTTAATGAAGCTAGATCCTGCCAGCTTTGAGGTATAGGTAGACCATACTGCTTTGCGAGTTGAGTATTAACAGTAAATCCAAAAGATGAAATAGCAGCGGCTACCCAGTATATGTTTCCATTGCTGTCTACCCTCTTCATCGGCACTCCTGCAATAGAATTTGGAATTTGGCTTGCCGCATTAAGGGCAATAGTTGTGTTTAAAGGCGCCAACAGATTGTATGAATACATCGAATCAAAAAGCGTAGGTCCCCCTCCCCACCCAACATCAACGTTCTTAGCAGTAGCCGTAGATGCCCATAAGTTTTCTGGGACTGATAAAAATTGGAGGTCTACGATGTTGTATTGCTTAGCTATAGAAGAGTTCAAGAAGGTGCTTCTCGCTAAATCGGTGATAACACTCGGATGCCTTGTAAGAATAGTAAGAGTCACTCCGCTTGCAGAAGTATTAGTCTGAGTAATTGCGGTTGTAGTTGTTGTAGTGCTCGTACCTTTACTTGACTCATATGCGTAATATGCTGCAACTCCTATAACAATTAGTATTATTATTATGCCCACAACTGCTAGAGTAGAAATTGCTTTCTTGTTCATATTTAACCACTAAATTAAAAATAAGCAAAAATTTCCTTTTAAATCTTTTTAACTCAAAGCTAAAAGCTGTTTTCTTTCCCCCACCTTTCATAGAGGTCGTTCTCGATTCCCAACGCATCTAGGATCTTTCCTACTATAAAATTCACGATATCGTCTATGCCCTTAGGCTTATGATAGAAAGCAGGCATTGCAGGAAGTATAATAGCACCAGCCTTTGCCAGCTCGACCATCGCATTAAGTTCTATCAAGCCCAAAGGAGTTTCTCTCGGCACAACAACCAATTTCTTTTTCATCCTGAGAAAAGCTAATGCTGCTCTAACTACAAGATTATCAGAAATCCCATATGAAATTTGGGATAGAGTTTTCACGCTACATGGAACTATAACCATAGCGTCTCCTATATTGCTAGAACTAGCTAAAGGGCTCATGAAGTCTTTTTCCTTATAGATTTTTATTTTATCACTATGTTTTTTTGAAATACCTACAAGAAATTCCTCTAGAGAAACCCCCTCTTCCAGCTTAGAAACGAGATTTGCATGTTCTGTATAAATAATTTCCATATTGTAACTTTTTTCAACTAATACTTCTATCAGTTTTTTTCCATATATAATTCCGCTTGCTCCGGTAAGCGCAACTACTATTCTCTTCATATTTCTTCCTCACAAATTAACATTAATTAAGCAAGTAATTAAATTCAATTGTTTTCCAAAATTAAAAACTCTATTCATTTATTGTCTCGGCCTAAAAGCGTAATACTGAAAAGAAACTATTTTTGGAAAAAACTGCTTGGAAAATAACAAGTATAAAAGAAACATTTATAATGTTAAAAAATAAAAATAATACATAAATAGGTATAAAACTATGACATGCCAGACACATGTAAAATTTTTGCTTTTGCCCCTGATACTAGCCTCATTAATTTTAGCTTCAATTATATATGCATCTCAAGCAACCGGCAATCTATCAACAATTGTCCAAAATACAACCTTCAATTCAGAAAATTTGTTTGTATTATGCTATAGCGTGAACAGCGATTCTATAGCTATTCAAATAAAAAATGAAGATAATAAAGAATCTGTAGAAACGTTCGATGTAATTTTCATAAACACTCGCAATGAAACCATCGCTACATTAAACGGAATAAATTTAACTCTCTCACCTGGAGAAACAAAGGTTATACAAATCTCAAATGTGCCATTTAGCTTAAATCAAAATGTCGTTTTTCCAAAAGTTGTTGAAATTAGCAGTAATGAATACGAAATTCAAGTACCAGTAAACAGTTGAATCGAATTTGTTGAATATCTTCTAGTTTTTAATGGTACAACTTTGATTTTGTCCATTAAAGCGAAAATCCTTGATATTTGTAACAGGTATCATAATGCTTATCTTTTTAAATTTAATATCTTGTTGGTAATCAATTTAGACATATACTATAAACGATTAAATACATAATAATTACCTATGATAAAAGTTAATTTTTATACCCAGCAAATGAATGATTTAAGATTTAATAGATGCTGGAACAATATCCTAAATTTAGATGTGTCTCTTTAGAATATGACATAAGTATGATGAGAAATGCACGTACAGAGCTAAGCAATGAAGAGCCTCGACAAACTGTTTTGAGTTTCATAAAAGTTTATATTTTGATGTTAATGTTTTTTTTGCTATTTATAAATCTCTCCGCATTTGAATTCTAGAGTTGAGCTGCTCTGTGAAGGGAAAAGAGCCCTTCCAGAGAACAGCGATAAGAAGATTGTAGAATTTCTTTAGATGCTTCGCGATAAAATCTATAGAACCCTCAGATGCTTTAGAATATTGTTGCATGCATAAACATGTTCTCCAAATACCTTGCTCTTGAAAGCCTTTAAGCCATATGCAGAACCAAGAAGGGATGCATCAACTAATATGAACTTATATGAGATCTGAATCCTTCACTTATCTGAATGAATCTCTTCAAGTATTAACTTTAAAAGGTTGAAATGCTCTAAATGAATTATGAATAATATTAATTTCTCAAAAATTCCGATGAAGAAGATCCTAAATGCGGATGATCTATAGATGAAGACAAACCCACGCAATGAGGAATTATATAGGCTCATTAGAAAAAAACTAGAGGGTTCTCCTTGGCTTGACGACTTACTCGCTCAGCTTACTGACTGCGAGGGTTCAGCATTTGATTCTATTATTATTTATGACTCAAGCGGAAAGTTGCACAAAGGGGTAAAAATGAGAGTAAAGCCTGTTCTAGAGTCAGATGGCTATTCTGTTGATTATGCAGAAAACATAACTTTACTAGAAAGTGAAAGTGACTGGGAAGAGTTGCCAAAATCGACAGAAAATTGCATAGACACAAGGATATTAAAGCAGGGGGAGCTAGTTGTAATAGAATGTATTGAACCAAAGCTTTCTTTAGAAGAAGTCTTCAGAATTATAAAAGAAATGGAAAGTCCTTCGGTGCTTTGCTATTATGAGTGGGAATGATATTGCAGGCGGTAATCAATTAAAATTTAGAGTTAAAGGCTGGATAGATAGAGAAATTTTTGCAAACTTAATGAGATTCAGTGATTATAAGGGAAGGGAGAATGGAGAAAGTCTTTTTGAAATAAATTACAAAAAGATCAGAGAGAATGGGATAACGTTAGAAGAAGTGCTTAATACACTAAAAAGCTTAGGGGACAAAGTTCCTCCCTTATCCATTCAAGCGCTAGAAAACATCATTAAAGGTGGAAACAAGATAACTCTCTATCTTGAAAATGACGAGATCGTCTTAAAGCCCAACAGCTATATAAAAGACTTATTTGTAAATCTTAAAGAATATTTGGTTTATGAAAGGGAGAAAAAAATATTTAAGGTATATCCAGGGAAATACTTCGATCTTTTAAAAAAAGCCAAAGACATAGGTCTAGAAATAGAGAACAAAACTGGACTTCCAGACAGCTTAAAAATGAGCAAAAAAATTAACTTCAAAGGAGAGCTAAGGAACTATCAAAAAGAAGCGTTAGAAAGTTGGAAAAATAATTCCTCTAGAGGAATTATCGCTTTACCTACAGGCTCTGGAAAGACTGTAATTGGAGCAGCTGCTATTGCAGAGCTAGGCGAGATGACCTTGATAATAACTTACACGAAGGAGCAATTGCTACAGTGGATGGAGATGCTTAAGAACTTTACCGACATACCTCAATCAATGATCGCGGCCTTCTACAGCGAAGAGAAGAGAATAGCTCCTATAACTATATCAACGTACCAAACTGCATTCAGACATATAAAAACTCTCGCTTATCGATTCAGCTTATTAGTAGTAGATGAGGTCCATCACCTCCCTGCTGATAAGTTCAAAACGATAGCTTTAGGAATGTACTCGCCACATAGGCTTGGGCTAAGTGCTACAGTCATTAGAGAAGATGGAAAACACGTTGAGCTCTTTCCTTTAATGGGAGGAGTGATATACTATAAAACTCCTCAAGAACTTGTAGAAAAGGGATTCCTTTCTCCTTATGCAAGTTATATTGTTAAAGTCGGCCTGAGCAAAGAAGAAGAGGAAAAGTATGAAAAATTAAAAAACATCTATAAAGCCCTAACCCTAGGCATTCCTTTTGCGGAAGTTCTGAAAAGGGCTAAAAGTGGAGATTCTAGAATGGCAAAAGCGCTTAAAATACACAACGAAATGGTGCAGATCTATCAAAAAGCTAAGGCAAAAGAAGAGGCTGTTAAGAAAATCGTTGAGCAGGAGCTGAAAAACGGCTCCAAAATACTAGTTTTTACTCAATATGTAGAACAGGCCGAAAAACTGGGAAATATGCTTGGTGCGCCTGTGCTTACAGGCTCCACTGAAACAAAGCTGAGAAAGAAAATACTTGAAGATTTTAAAAAGGCGCAGAGCGGGGTGCTTGTACTTACTACGGTAGGAGATGAAGGTCTCGATATCCCTGATGTCAACGTTGGAATAATAGTCGCAGGAACAGGGAGCAGAAGGCAGTTTGTTCAGAGGCTGGGAAGATTGCTGAGACCTAAGCCAGAGAAGACTGCAAAGCTTTATGAAATCGTCACCAAGGGCACAGCTGAAGAGTCTTTAGCAAGAAAAAGGAAGAAGCTGGAAATAGATTCGGATGAAAAGGAAAAGAAAAGCAAACAAACGAAGCTTTTTTGATGCGCATTTTCCTTATTCATGATACTTTTAGTTAATCAATACAAAGTATTTATTTATTTAAACGTTTTATTATAAACTAGAGAAATTTGTGAGGTTAATACTTATGAGCATTAACGCGGAATTTCTTAAAAAAGAAGCGGAAATGAAGGCGCTTTCAATTAGGAAAACTTCTATGATAAGATATAAGTTTATAGTGCTGAGCGGGAAAGGTGGTGTTGGGAAAAGCATTGTAACAGCAAATCTAGGTTTAGCTTTTTCAAAGCTTGGTTTTAAAGGTAAAATTGGCATTTTAGATGCAGATATTCATGGACCAAGCATACCAAGATATTTGGGCTACGAGAATGCTGAAGTATTAACCGATGGTGAAAAGCTATATCCTGTAGAGACTAAGTATGGGATCAAATTAATGAGTGCAAGCTTTTTCTTAAAAGATAAGGAACTGCCGATAATTTGGAGGGGGCCGCTTAAGATTAAACTAATTAGAGATATGATCACTTCAACTGAATGGGGTAATTTGGACCTTTTATTGATCGATACTCCTCCTGGAACTGGAGATGAAATACAGGGAATTGTGGAGTATATATCAAAGATAACTGGTGCAGTTGTAGTTACCATACCTTCAGACGTATCTCTACATGTTGTTAAGAGGGCAGTGAGCTTTTTGAAAACCGTCAATGTACCGCTTAAAGGAATAATAGAAAACATGAGTTTTGTAAGATGTAATGATGGATCTGTAAAGAGACCATTTGGAGAAGGAGGAGCAAAAGTTGAAAAAGAACTTGGAGAAAAAATAATTGCAAGAATCCCTATGAATCCCCTTCTAAGTAACCCAATTGATGACACTAACAATCCATATGAATATGATAATCTTAATAATAATGAGGTTGCAATATCTTTTATGGAGGCGGCAAAGAAGCTAATCGAGTCACAATCTGGGGTGTAAATATTGACAAAATGGCATTTGAGATGCACACAGTGTGGGACTGAATGGTATTTGGAAGTCAGCTTCAATTTAGCAGAAATGAAGAAAATCTATCATTATTGCAAAACTTGCAAAAAGAATACATTTCATGAGGTTTTAGAAAGGCTAGATTGATTTTTATCTATTGAAAATAAACTTGAAAAGAATGAAATAAATTTTTAATTGTATGCAGAAAACTGAGCTCAGTCTAGCCAATCATTTGTTTCTATTTTCCTTGGAAGGTACTCTTGAGCCAAGAACTTCAATCCCTTACTGGCCATGGCTTCAATTTCCAGCTTGCTATGCGTCAGGAAGAAGATCCCTATTTCCTTAATCCATTTAGGATCTTGGAACCATGGGTATCCTGGCGACTTCTTTATAGTCTTCTTCCCGCCTCTGCTGGACTTCAGCTGCTCATTAGTAAACTCCTTATATACTTTATCGCCTACTAGTTCAACTGCTCTTTCTAGATCTTGCTCCTTTGCCCTTATGATAAAATTCTTCCTTTCTTCTTCAGTCATAAATGGCTTTTTAGTTAGCTTTTCCTTGTAACCAAATGTCTTTAACGCCTTAAGAAACCTCTCTTTTTTCTCCTCTCTTAATTTTTTGGTATCTCCGCTTTTAATTTCCTCGGGCGATAAATAAACTTCATTTAAAGGAACGTCGTCGCCAAAGACGTCGCTCATGGTAACTCCTAAAAATCTTGCTTTGGGCGTAGCAAGCCTCTCACTTTCATAGCTGAGTGTAATAGAGCCTATTTTGAATACGCTATAGATATAAAATCCATACGGATCACTATCAGCTAAAATATACACAGGGAGTTTGAGCTCTTCGTTCAATCTCCTAACAAATCTTCTTGTTGCCCTGTCAGGCTGTCCCGCACTCGTAACTAATATCGCTTTATTAGCTTTCCAATATCCAAATCTGTGCAACTGCTGAAAAACTGCATCCTTCTCAACAACTAAAACATATTCAGCGTTCACATCCAAGAATTCTATTAGATCTGGCGTAGATTCTATAGCATAAGCTCCATGACCCATCTTGCTCAGATCTATAACATCGTTCCCGCTCCTAAGTCTCATATCTCCGACAACTTTCCCCTTTTCTTTACTTAATATGAGCATCTCTTCCCTAAGTTTCCCAGTCAGCACCTCAACATCTCTGAGAACTGCATCGCTCTCCTGTTGCTCTTCCCATGTATTTTTAAACTTATCTTTTGGAGAAACATGGGGGAGTGTGTGCTTCCCTCTGTAGTAAATATCTCTTATTGTAGGGTACTCGTTGTTTACTAATGCCTCATAAATGATCCTTGCCATCAAGACTGTCTGCATAAACCTTCTTGCTTCATTTTCATCAAAGAACTTTCTAGTCAGCTTCTGCTCGCCAAGCAGTAGAAGCTTTCTCTGCCTGTCATAAATTGTGTTTGCCAATGTCCTCTTCTTGATTATAAGTTTTGGTTCTTCTCCTTTTCTCACTTGTTCAATTAGCTTTTCAAATGCCTTCTTTACCGCCTTTATTGACAACTCTCTAGCTTTTTGGTCTATTTTGTCTTGCAATCCTTCCATAATCCTACTCCTCCTTTACCTCTTCTATTATTTTAACTTTCTTTTCAGCGATTGCTTTAAGCGTGCTTTCAAGCTCTTGCGCAATCTTTTTTCTTTCTTCAGGAGAAACCCCATCGTAGAATACTGCAAGGTTTTGTGCTACTTCAGGTATATATTTGAGGAATATCCTGAATTTCTCCTCAGCTTCCTCTCTTTTTCTCTTTTTAACTATATACTTTCTCAATCTCCTTGCTAATTCTTGAACAGCAGCTTCTACTTCTTTTCTAATTTCTTCTACCTGTGCAATACTTTCCTTTCCAACACCTTTATATGGAACTTTTGTTGACGCTATATGAACGAGAACGACTACTATATCGGAAGGATCAAGCTTATAAGTGTTCTTCCAGTTAAAATCATCGGGATTGACAACGCTCCAAATTAAATCAGCCTTTTCATCATAAAGCAGAGGGATCTTATTCGCATATCTCAAAAGTGCAATAAACGGTCCGCTTTGCCCTTTTATAGAATCTCTTGCAATTTCATCTAAGTTTTCGCTTAGTTTTCCTCCGTATGCTATTCCTGCTTCAACTATAAACGGATGTCCTCCGTATGATTTCGGCTTCCTGGTTATCGCATCTACAAACTCAGGATTGAGCACCTGTTTAAGTCCTATTTTTATTAATTCTTCTCCTATAGGAGATAAAGGATCAGGAGAAGGAGAAATGAAATCTACACTTTTTATAGATTTATATAAAGCTTCTATTTCCTTATCATTCAAGTTCTTTGGATTTCTATCAAAATCAATTCCTGCAATTTTCAATATTTCTTCCGCCTTTTTTTCTCCAATCCTCTGAAAGTTCTTCATTAAGAAGTCCTTTATTGTCTTGTTCTTAGATTCGGAAATGCTCATCTTAAGCATTTCCAAGTCTATGCCTAAAGGGTGAGGTTTGGTTTCCTTTGGAGGTACAGGCAACTTATCTGTGACTCTCTTATAACAGACGATCTCGCTTTCTTCTTCTCCATTTCCTTCCTGCTCCCCGTTAAACTTCGGCATTATAAGAGTTATATCAGCATATGGTGCAATGATGGCAGTTCTTTTTACATATACAGAAATGTAGTCTCTCGTCCTCTTATTCCAGTCTCCCTCTATTGTAACCTTTGCAATTGTGCCATGCCAACTTGTTTTTTTCTCCCAAGCTCCTTCCTCAAATACTATTGGCTCATTTTTTCTTATATCAACGCTTAGCTTATAGTAGAAAATCTTATTTGAACGAGAAGTGCTACTGTATATTTCAAAGGGCTTCCCAGTTGTTATTTGGCCATATAGAATTGCCATCTTTGCACCCAATCCATACATACCTCTTGTCTGTCTAAACTTATACTTAGAAGAATAGAGTATTCTTCCAAAAGCATCAGGAATTATATTACTTGGTATACCTATTCCGTTATCCTCAACTGAAACCGTGAAATAGTTTGGATTTGAAGAGTCTTCTCTGCTAATACTTATAACTACGTTCGGCAGGATGCCATGAACTTCTGTTGCATCAAGACTGTTTTCAACAAATTCTCTAACAGTCTGATAAAGCGCTCTCGAAGGACTGCTAAATCCAGCGATTTCCTTATTTCTATAGAAAAACTCAGATGGACTGAGCTGCCTAAAAGACTCAACATTTTCTGTCATCGTATCCACCGCACTTATGTCCCTAACCACTTAAAAACCTTTTTTCAAAAATAATTATTATACTTATGAGGTATTTAACTAACTGAGCATCTTTTCATTTAGCATTAACGTTTATTTCTTCATAAAGTTTGAGCTACTGGTTAGAAAAAATATTATTAATATTAAATTATTTCCTCTGCTAACATTTACCTCAAGTTCAATTTAATCCTATATCAATATAGCGCTGAAGCAAGGATTGGGAGAGTTATTGTCGCATCGCCGTAGACTACTATATGTTTTGATTTAGATTTCAATTTACCCCATGAGATTGCCTCTCTCGTCTGCGCTCCACTTAGACTTCCATCATATTCTACGGCAGTTGTTAAATATATAGCGTAGTCCAGCCCATTTTTGAACTGGTTCCACCATATAACATGATGCTTGCTTATACCTCCACCAATAATTAATGCCAAGCTTTTTTTGTCCTGCGACTCGAACGTCATATCTTCTAGAAGCTTTTCATCTAATGATAAGTCCAGTTTTACGTTGTATATTCTTCCATAGATTAGTGCATTAGTTCCAAAACTGCCATCATACATTCCAGGCACTATTATTGGAACTTTTCTTTCATATGCAGCCCTTAATATAGAGTTTTTATCTTCTATTTTTTCCCCAATGCTCCATAAAGCTTCATATACGGCAAGAGTTTTTCCTTTCTTCTCTTCCATAAATTCTTTAACCGCTTTTTCAACTACTTCACCATAGCTTTCAAATGGAACAAATACGTTTCCGAGCCTATGAATGTTGTATTCGTAAAGCATTGAATCATCGTATTCAAAACCTCCCTTAAAGTATCCTGGACCTAAGGCCTTGGCAATATCATGATCTAATGTTCCAGCAGTTGTAACAACTACGTTGAAGTGCCCGTCTCTTATTAGCTTTGCAAACAGACCTCTCAATCCAGTCGATACTAAATTTCCTGTAAATGAAAGGAACCTCAACTCGCTTTCTTTCCTACCTTCACTCAATATCTCTGCCGCTTTCGACAAATGACCTGCCATGAATCCGTGTATCTGCGAATAATAACTTATGAGCGTTTTAAATGATTTGATTTGCTCATCTGTTGGAGGTTCATCCATTATTTTTTCCTTCAATAGCTCTTCTCTGCCATCTTTCATAAAAACCACCTCATCCTTTAGTTACACCAATTGGCCTTAATTTAAGTACCAGTTTTCCAATACCGACTTTATCAGCTACAAGAGCTACTCTGTCTACATCTTTATAAGCACTTGGAGCCTCTTCTATAAGGACGCCTTTTGACGATGCCTTGACATATATGCCCTTTTTACTCAACTCGCTGATCAGCTGATCTGCCGTATAATTTTTGAGAGCTCTCGATCTGCTCATCCACCTTCCTGCTCCATGTGGAGCTGTAAACCACGTCCTTTTTCCTTCATTTGTACCAACAAGAACATAACTTGCAGTCCCCATAGATCCCGGAATAAGAACTACTTGTCCTATGTTTTTATGATCCTTAGGAATGTCCGGATGTCCTGGGGGAAAAGCCCTCGTTGCTCCTTTTCTATGCACTACCAACCTCTTCCTTTTTCCATTTACTTCGTGCTCTTCAATTTTCGCAATGTTGTGAGCAACATCATAGATTATTTCTAAACCTAATTTATCATCATCTGTTTTAAATACTTCCTTAAAGCTTTCCCTAACCCAATGAGTTATCAGTTGCCTGTTAGTCCAGGCATAATTTGCTGCCGCAGCCATAGCTTTAACATAATCTTGCGCTTCTGGAGAATTAAAAGGTATGCTAGCAAGCTCTCTATCAGGAGGGACCGTACCGTACTTCCTCATTACTTTCTCCATTATTTGAAGATAATCACTCGCAACCTGATGACCGAGTCCTCTGCTCCCCGTGTGAATCATAACAGTAACCTGTCCTTCATGTGTTATTCCTAAGAACTCAGCTATTTTTCTGTCAAAAATTTTTTCCACAACCTGAACCTCAAGAAAATGATTTCCACTTCCTAAGCTACCAAGCTCCGGTGCCCCTCTGCTTTTTGCTCTCGATGAAACTTTAGATGAGTCCGCTATAGACCAGCTACCTCTTTCTTCTATATGTTCAGGATCCTCGCTTCTTCCAAATCCATGTTCAACAGCCCATTCAACTCCTCTATTGAGTACTTCATCGAGTATTGTTGGAGTAACCTTTATTTTTCCCTCACTTCCTAACCCGCTTGGGACATTTCTTGCAATAGTATCAACTAGTTCCTTTATTTTCGACCTCACATCTTTTTCATCAAGCTCAGTTCTAAGCAGTCTAACGCCGCAGTTTGATACTATTATCCCATTCGCAACGAAATTGTGCGCATCATCATTGACAGTAATATCATAAACATAGCCATCATAGGTCTTTATTTTAATGTCTTCTATCATATCATATACTATATCTCCTTGCAAATTATCTTTAATCCAGTCCTCAAATCTTGGAAAGTTATAAGAGACTCTCGGGACAGTAATTCCATCATATATTGCTCTTTCAACATATTTTTTGTTTATCCATTTAGACTCTTGAGAAAGCATAATAAAAAGAGCTCCTGCTGATTGGCCCTTAACATGCATTGATGCAGCTTTTTCTGCAACTGATGCTTTTTCTTTGAGTACATTAATCTTCAATCTTAGCCAAGATGCCGCTGCAATAGCCAATCTTTGTCTTCTAGGATTGTAAATATAGCCTACTCTTGTCCAAAGCCTAATCAAAAATTTAGGCTTTGTTGATACCAGTAATTTGATCCTCACTTTATCCCCAAGATCCTCCCTACTCATTCCAAGTGTTTTTATTCCAAACTCTTCAAGCATTGATGCAATATCTTTAAGAAATTCCTCCGCAT harbors:
- a CDS encoding UbiX family flavin prenyltransferase; amino-acid sequence: MKRIVVALTGASGIIYGKKLIEVLVEKSYNMEIIYTEHANLVSKLEEGVSLEEFLVGISKKHSDKIKIYKEKDFMSPLASSSNIGDAMVIVPCSVKTLSQISYGISDNLVVRAALAFLRMKKKLVVVPRETPLGLIELNAMVELAKAGAIILPAMPAFYHKPKGIDDIVNFIVGKILDALGIENDLYERWGKENSF
- a CDS encoding P-loop NTPase yields the protein MSINAEFLKKEAEMKALSIRKTSMIRYKFIVLSGKGGVGKSIVTANLGLAFSKLGFKGKIGILDADIHGPSIPRYLGYENAEVLTDGEKLYPVETKYGIKLMSASFFLKDKELPIIWRGPLKIKLIRDMITSTEWGNLDLLLIDTPPGTGDEIQGIVEYISKITGAVVVTIPSDVSLHVVKRAVSFLKTVNVPLKGIIENMSFVRCNDGSVKRPFGEGGAKVEKELGEKIIARIPMNPLLSNPIDDTNNPYEYDNLNNNEVAISFMEAAKKLIESQSGV
- a CDS encoding DNA topoisomerase VI subunit B translates to MTENVESFRQLSPSEFFYRNKEIAGFSSPSRALYQTVREFVENSLDATEVHGILPNVVISISREDSSNPNYFTVSVEDNGIGIPSNIIPDAFGRILYSSKYKFRQTRGMYGLGAKMAILYGQITTGKPFEIYSSTSRSNKIFYYKLSVDIRKNEPIVFEEGAWEKKTSWHGTIAKVTIEGDWNKRTRDYISVYVKRTAIIAPYADITLIMPKFNGEQEGNGEEESEIVCYKRVTDKLPVPPKETKPHPLGIDLEMLKMSISESKNKTIKDFLMKNFQRIGEKKAEEILKIAGIDFDRNPKNLNDKEIEALYKSIKSVDFISPSPDPLSPIGEELIKIGLKQVLNPEFVDAITRKPKSYGGHPFIVEAGIAYGGKLSENLDEIARDSIKGQSGPFIALLRYANKIPLLYDEKADLIWSVVNPDDFNWKNTYKLDPSDIVVVLVHIASTKVPYKGVGKESIAQVEEIRKEVEAAVQELARRLRKYIVKKRKREEAEEKFRIFLKYIPEVAQNLAVFYDGVSPEERKKIAQELESTLKAIAEKKVKIIEEVKEE
- a CDS encoding DEAD/DEAH box helicase; its protein translation is MSGNDIAGGNQLKFRVKGWIDREIFANLMRFSDYKGRENGESLFEINYKKIRENGITLEEVLNTLKSLGDKVPPLSIQALENIIKGGNKITLYLENDEIVLKPNSYIKDLFVNLKEYLVYEREKKIFKVYPGKYFDLLKKAKDIGLEIENKTGLPDSLKMSKKINFKGELRNYQKEALESWKNNSSRGIIALPTGSGKTVIGAAAIAELGEMTLIITYTKEQLLQWMEMLKNFTDIPQSMIAAFYSEEKRIAPITISTYQTAFRHIKTLAYRFSLLVVDEVHHLPADKFKTIALGMYSPHRLGLSATVIREDGKHVELFPLMGGVIYYKTPQELVEKGFLSPYASYIVKVGLSKEEEEKYEKLKNIYKALTLGIPFAEVLKRAKSGDSRMAKALKIHNEMVQIYQKAKAKEEAVKKIVEQELKNGSKILVFTQYVEQAEKLGNMLGAPVLTGSTETKLRKKILEDFKKAQSGVLVLTTVGDEGLDIPDVNVGIIVAGTGSRRQFVQRLGRLLRPKPEKTAKLYEIVTKGTAEESLARKRKKLEIDSDEKEKKSKQTKLF
- a CDS encoding RtcB family protein → MIRLPVKVRKINEYKWVIDKGEKTCMKVPAVIFADEFLLSKMQEDLTLEQAANVACLNGIVDASYVMPDGHQGYGFPIGGVAGMDIEENGVISPGGVGYDINCLTPDMKVLDSYGAWRYIKELKIGDKVLVNNGRSRDAEVVFWFYRKEEKIYIIKTKTGRIIKASHDHPILTDRGMILAKDLQKGMRIATYPFSGVRYEAPAKKLLLDRKDLEENIAKELEKRGLLPLYTDNPKLPLIIKLLGYFTGDGTFDGKKTWFYGSEEGLEEIRKDIELLGYKPSNIKTRRRASEYNGRTIKGKENSVYVSAKSFRKLLEKLGAPIGKKTHVPFTVPSWIKELPLWMKRLYLAAYFGAEMNKPQTINGYKFEHPFVSVNKLKELEKNAEEFLKDIASMLEEFGIKTLGMSREDLGDKVRIKLLVSTKPKFLIRLWTRVGYIYNPRRQRLAIAAASWLRLKINVLKEKASVAEKAASMHVKGQSAGALFIMLSQESKWINKKYVERAIYDGITVPRVSYNFPRFEDWIKDNLQGDIVYDMIEDIKIKTYDGYVYDITVNDDAHNFVANGIIVSNCGVRLLRTELDEKDVRSKIKELVDTIARNVPSGLGSEGKIKVTPTILDEVLNRGVEWAVEHGFGRSEDPEHIEERGSWSIADSSKVSSRAKSRGAPELGSLGSGNHFLEVQVVEKIFDRKIAEFLGITHEGQVTVMIHTGSRGLGHQVASDYLQIMEKVMRKYGTVPPDRELASIPFNSPEAQDYVKAMAAAANYAWTNRQLITHWVRESFKEVFKTDDDKLGLEIIYDVAHNIAKIEEHEVNGKRKRLVVHRKGATRAFPPGHPDIPKDHKNIGQVVLIPGSMGTASYVLVGTNEGKRTWFTAPHGAGRWMSRSRALKNYTADQLISELSKKGIYVKASSKGVLIEEAPSAYKDVDRVALVADKVGIGKLVLKLRPIGVTKG
- a CDS encoding DNA topoisomerase IV subunit A, with the protein product MEGLQDKIDQKARELSIKAVKKAFEKLIEQVRKGEEPKLIIKKRTLANTIYDRQRKLLLLGEQKLTRKFFDENEARRFMQTVLMARIIYEALVNNEYPTIRDIYYRGKHTLPHVSPKDKFKNTWEEQQESDAVLRDVEVLTGKLREEMLILSKEKGKVVGDMRLRSGNDVIDLSKMGHGAYAIESTPDLIEFLDVNAEYVLVVEKDAVFQQLHRFGYWKANKAILVTSAGQPDRATRRFVRRLNEELKLPVYILADSDPYGFYIYSVFKIGSITLSYESERLATPKARFLGVTMSDVFGDDVPLNEVYLSPEEIKSGDTKKLREEKKERFLKALKTFGYKEKLTKKPFMTEEERKNFIIRAKEQDLERAVELVGDKVYKEFTNEQLKSSRGGKKTIKKSPGYPWFQDPKWIKEIGIFFLTHSKLEIEAMASKGLKFLAQEYLPRKIETNDWLD
- a CDS encoding deoxyhypusine synthase produces the protein MKDGREELLKEKIMDEPPTDEQIKSFKTLISYYSQIHGFMAGHLSKAAEILSEGRKESELRFLSFTGNLVSTGLRGLFAKLIRDGHFNVVVTTAGTLDHDIAKALGPGYFKGGFEYDDSMLYEYNIHRLGNVFVPFESYGEVVEKAVKEFMEEKKGKTLAVYEALWSIGEKIEDKNSILRAAYERKVPIIVPGMYDGSFGTNALIYGRIYNVKLDLSLDEKLLEDMTFESQDKKSLALIIGGGISKHHVIWWNQFKNGLDYAIYLTTAVEYDGSLSGAQTREAISWGKLKSKSKHIVVYGDATITLPILASALY